The Eubacteriaceae bacterium Marseille-Q4139 genome has a window encoding:
- a CDS encoding YraN family protein yields the protein MGYNNRETGSRYEREIAAYLEKRGFVILEKNYRCRSGEIDLIARDGRYLVFIEVKYRKSGAAGTALEAISPKKVLKVRQTAAYYLYEKGLPEDTPCRFDAAGVDGETVTYRKDAF from the coding sequence ATGGGGTACAATAACAGGGAAACCGGAAGCCGTTACGAGAGAGAAATCGCCGCGTATCTGGAAAAGCGCGGGTTTGTGATTCTTGAAAAAAATTACAGGTGCCGGAGCGGGGAGATCGACCTGATTGCAAGGGACGGACGGTACCTTGTGTTTATTGAGGTCAAATACCGGAAAAGCGGCGCGGCCGGTACGGCCCTGGAAGCCATTTCGCCGAAAAAGGTTTTGAAGGTCAGGCAGACCGCAGCTTACTATCTCTATGAAAAAGGGCTTCCCGAGGACACGCCCTGCCGGTTTGATGCGGCGGGAGTTGACGGGGAGACTGTCACGTACAGGAAGGACGCATTTTGA
- a CDS encoding ribonuclease HII codes for MGRTLKGERLEKELLRLDAMKEFEREYEGFGLVCGIDEAGRGPLAGPVVAGAAILPADCTILYLNDSKKLSEKRREELFLEIQEKAVAWSTGMASPERIDEINILNATYEAMREAIEGLSVQPQVLLNDAVTIPDIALRQVPIIKGDAKSVSIAAASILAKVTRDHMMAEYAKLYPEYGFEKHKGYGTAAHIAALREFGPCPIHRKSFIKNFVSE; via the coding sequence ATGGGAAGGACACTGAAGGGAGAACGGCTGGAAAAAGAGCTTTTAAGGCTTGACGCCATGAAGGAATTTGAGCGGGAATATGAGGGCTTTGGCCTTGTCTGCGGCATCGACGAGGCGGGGAGAGGGCCCCTGGCCGGGCCGGTGGTTGCCGGGGCGGCCATACTTCCTGCCGACTGCACAATCCTTTATTTAAACGATTCCAAGAAGCTTTCGGAAAAGCGGAGAGAGGAACTGTTTCTGGAGATTCAGGAAAAGGCCGTGGCCTGGAGCACCGGCATGGCCTCCCCGGAGCGGATTGACGAAATCAATATCTTAAACGCCACGTATGAGGCCATGCGGGAGGCCATCGAAGGGCTTTCCGTACAGCCGCAGGTGCTTTTAAACGATGCGGTGACGATTCCAGACATTGCGCTGCGCCAGGTGCCGATCATCAAAGGCGACGCCAAAAGCGTGTCCATTGCGGCGGCCAGCATCTTAGCTAAGGTGACGAGGGATCATATGATGGCGGAGTATGCGAAGCTCTACCCCGAGTACGGCTTTGAAAAGCACAAGGGGTACGGAACGGCGGCGCATATTGCGGCTTTAAGGGAGTTTGGGCCGTGCCCGATCCACCGAAAGAGCTTTATCAAAAATTTCGTTTCCGAGTAA